Proteins from a single region of Palaemon carinicauda isolate YSFRI2023 chromosome 1, ASM3689809v2, whole genome shotgun sequence:
- the LOC137648005 gene encoding serine/threonine-protein kinase C-like, producing MALVFQNLNVTVRSGAGYTPSKRKKSPGPPSLVSPTPQPSPVSTPRPSPAPSTPQQSTAPSALDLTSSPPETSTAIETQDQPAGTQAVPEENHSPDCNCTDCLTQILKDAGAIVTSTPRPVPAPKTEVKKKNLFPNSSSCNPTAPYLTSQLPPWPPDLECGYQPDPRARGILSSPPRIKKPPALCIELLFHFNLRRSILRTNVVVIYAELLILK from the exons ATGGCACTTGTGTTCCAGAACCTAAACGTCACTGTAAGAAGCG GAGCTGGATACACGCCCTCCAAACGCAAGAAGAGCCCAGGACCTCCTTCCCTAGTATCTCCAACTCCTCAGCCTTCACCTGTATCAACTCCTCGGCCATCACCTGCACCATCAACTCCTCAGCAGTCAACTGCACCATCAGCTTTGGATTTAACCTCCTCGCCGCCTGAGACCTCCACAGCCATAGAGACACAAGACCAGCCTGCTGGGACCCAGGCAGTACCTGAGGAAAACCATTCACCTGACTGCAATTGCACTGACTGCTTAACCCAGATCCTGAAGGATGCCGGTGCTATTGTCACCAGCACCCCAAGACCCGTACCAGCACCGAAGacagaggtgaaaaaaaaaaacctctttccaAATTCAAGCTCCTGCAACCCAACAGCTCCATATCTTACATCCCAGTTGCCACCATGGCCGCCAGACCTGGAATGTGGATATCAGCCAGACCCAAGAGCAAGGGGAATTTTATCATCTCCCCCAAGGATCAAGAAACCGCCAGCTCTTTGTATAGAATTATTGTTCCATTTTAATCTAAGACGTTCGATACTAAGGACAAACGTCGTGGTGATCTACGCGGAGCTACTAATATTGAAATAG